Proteins encoded in a region of the Frondihabitans sp. 762G35 genome:
- the murJ gene encoding murein biosynthesis integral membrane protein MurJ, with translation MTVVDPVGAENPDPPTASVPVQRSLGRASALLASGTVVSRVLGFAKTAVLAAAIGQAFSGAADAFALSNQLPNNIYALVAGGLLSAVLVPQIVKAARHSDGGQRYINKVVTLGTAVFAVVTLVAVIGAPILVNVYASSAGAGGRGFSPGAIALATAFAYWCLPQIFFYAVYSLLSEILNARQIFGPFTWAPVINNVVSILGLVVFMLLFGGAGHNSLVANWTPGRIVVLAGTATLGVAAQAAFLLLFWKKAGLTFRLDWKWRGVGLRDTGRAAGWMFALILVTQLAGIVQSRVASLGTDIGASNATLANAWLIFMLPHGIVAVSIATAYFTSMTADADRGDLRAVRNNLSESLRAIGLFIVFSAVALAVVAYPFARFYEATFSGVAAMAHVILAYLPGLILFSMLFVLQRVFFAFHEQRTVFFMQLVQSGVGVVGMLVCAITVPPQHIAVAVAVVTSIAGSAQTVVALVLVHRRIGGIDGRWVARRHIQYLVFSLVAGVVGILVVSGLGGYDAEGFGLSGRVPAIITVVIAGVVMAAVYVVLLTAARIPELSAMTRPVLRRLRRS, from the coding sequence TGACCGTCGTCGATCCCGTCGGAGCCGAGAACCCGGATCCGCCCACCGCCTCCGTCCCCGTGCAGCGGAGCCTCGGCCGAGCGAGCGCCCTGCTGGCGAGCGGCACCGTGGTGTCGCGCGTTCTGGGCTTCGCGAAGACGGCCGTGCTCGCCGCCGCCATCGGACAGGCCTTCAGCGGGGCCGCCGACGCGTTCGCCCTCTCCAACCAGCTCCCCAACAACATCTACGCGCTCGTCGCCGGAGGGCTGCTCAGCGCCGTCCTGGTGCCGCAGATCGTCAAGGCGGCCCGGCACAGCGACGGCGGCCAGCGCTACATCAACAAGGTCGTCACCCTCGGGACCGCCGTGTTCGCGGTGGTAACCCTCGTCGCGGTCATCGGCGCCCCGATCCTGGTCAACGTCTACGCCTCGTCCGCAGGAGCAGGGGGCCGCGGCTTCTCGCCCGGTGCCATCGCCCTCGCCACCGCCTTCGCGTACTGGTGCCTCCCGCAGATCTTCTTCTACGCCGTGTACTCGCTGCTCAGCGAGATCCTCAACGCGCGCCAGATCTTCGGACCTTTCACGTGGGCTCCCGTGATCAACAACGTCGTGTCGATCCTCGGGCTCGTGGTGTTCATGCTGCTGTTCGGGGGAGCGGGCCACAACTCGCTCGTCGCGAACTGGACCCCGGGCCGCATCGTCGTCCTCGCGGGCACGGCCACGCTCGGCGTCGCGGCGCAGGCGGCGTTCCTGCTTCTGTTCTGGAAAAAGGCCGGACTCACCTTCCGCCTCGACTGGAAGTGGCGCGGCGTCGGACTCCGCGACACCGGGCGCGCCGCGGGCTGGATGTTCGCCCTCATCCTGGTGACCCAGCTCGCCGGCATCGTGCAGAGCCGCGTCGCGTCGCTCGGCACCGACATCGGCGCCTCGAACGCCACCCTCGCGAACGCCTGGCTCATCTTCATGCTGCCGCACGGCATCGTGGCGGTGTCCATCGCGACGGCGTACTTCACGAGCATGACGGCGGACGCCGACCGGGGCGACCTGCGCGCCGTCCGGAACAATCTGTCGGAGTCGCTCCGCGCGATCGGCCTCTTCATCGTCTTCTCGGCGGTGGCGCTGGCGGTGGTGGCCTACCCGTTCGCGCGCTTCTATGAAGCCACCTTCTCCGGCGTCGCGGCGATGGCGCACGTGATCCTCGCGTACCTCCCCGGTCTGATCCTCTTCAGCATGCTGTTCGTCCTCCAGCGGGTCTTCTTCGCCTTCCACGAGCAGCGCACGGTCTTCTTCATGCAGCTCGTCCAGTCGGGCGTCGGCGTCGTGGGCATGCTCGTCTGCGCGATCACCGTGCCGCCGCAGCACATCGCGGTCGCCGTCGCCGTGGTCACCTCGATCGCCGGGAGCGCGCAGACCGTCGTCGCCCTCGTGCTGGTCCACCGCCGCATCGGCGGCATCGATGGCCGCTGGGTGGCTCGCCGCCACATCCAGTACCTCGTCTTCTCGCTCGTGGCCGGGGTCGTCGGCATCCTCGTCGTATCCGGTCTGGGAGGTTACGAC